The proteins below are encoded in one region of Chroicocephalus ridibundus chromosome 9, bChrRid1.1, whole genome shotgun sequence:
- the STRA6 gene encoding receptor for retinol uptake STRA6 isoform X2 — translation MAVAANGSGGTHDVPLDIGFAGTEDLVSDWYIYETVEPAVPQDDMFPSAIPDCDPTVSPRLYHVCMAPVSLAVLVGLSLLVKRRRLHRSCWNGVPGLLSPANFLEEEGNRGLVAAVFGILFSSLCVLVLDRDPLPLITHSSQSTREYWKILALLYYPAFYYPLIACATVRHRVSYLMGCLLSWCHCVVHIWQKVDCPQSPKIYRYYSTLSYVPIILCLVLLSLWYPALLIRSFTEQEETLDKEVTGKGYYKKYLKSVLSKRPQKGSSAKIEENLLSRVRTYLRSYIYAPEEGFRIPLKLVLSITTAVIAVYQVALLLLVAVVPTIQIVRAGMTKDIVVLLVQFGLVPSESPAIPGDMEKELNTVKYYLWSLEVCYICSLVLCCLLTCAMLLRTLVMHRNNLKALYQGAVLDVFYKAHILRPSRRAIVCWMSFASFQTAFACLGLLIQQVIFFICSVGFTFLFIIPLQSGTNTYLFKMIQNMWPFWLTLVIAVIVQNLAAHYQFLEQHPLRKELTNRRALYIVTYLLFPINVLVGVLAGVWRMVISGLYNSIHFGQLDISLLNRSVETFDPGYHTYCHYLKIEVSQSHPVMKAFCLLLLQPARSEGPSGLRATNVEEGIQLMQPKKAPPSRARFKQSRARWWLAYTLLNNPSLTACRKTALSDPTANGTQLSHPKP, via the exons atggcCGTGGCAGCCAACGGCTCTGGTGGGACGCACGATGTTCCGCTGGACATCGGCTTTGCTGGCACCGAAGACCTTGTTTCTGACTGGTACATCTATGAAACCGTGGAGCCAGCCGTGCCACAGGATGA CATGTTTCCCAGCGCAATCCCAGACTGCGACCCCACCGTTTCTCCCAGACTGTATCACGTCTGCATGGCACCCGTCTCT CTGGCTGTGCTCGTGGGCTTGTCCTTGCTGGTGAAACGCAGGCGTCTCCATCGGAGCTGCTGGAACGGGGTCCCAGGACTGCTCAG CCCGGCCAACTttctggaggaggaaggcaacCGAGGGCTGGTGGCTGCGGTGTTTGGCATCCTGTTCTCCTCCCTGTGCGTGCTGGTCTTGGACAGGGACCCTCTGCCGCTCATCACCCACTCTTCCCAGAGCACCCGGG AGTACTGGAAGATCCTGGCTTTGCTCTACTACCCTGCCTTCTACTACCCCCTGATTGCCTGTGCCACCGTCCGGCACAGGGTCAGCTACCTCATGGGCTGCCTGCTCTCCTGGTGTCACTGCGTGGTCCACATCTGGCAGAAGGTGGATTGTCCCCAGTCACCCAAG ATATACAGGTACTACTCCACTCTCTCTTACGTCCCCATCATCCTCTGCCTTGTGCTCTTAAGTCTTTGGTATCCAGCCCTGCTCATCAGGAGCTTCACTGAGCAGGAGGAGACCTTGGATAAGGAG gTTACAGGGAAGGGTTATTACAAGAAGTACCTAAAGTCTGTCCTGTCCAAACGCCCTCAGAAGGGGAG ctccGCCAAGATAGAAGAAAACCTCCTGTCGAGGGTCCGGACGTATTTACGCTCCTACATCTACGCTCCCGAGGAAG GTTTCCGGATCCCCCTGAAGCTCGTCCTGTCCATAACCACGGCCGTGATTGCTGTCTACCAG GTGGCCCTGCTGCTCCTGGTGGCCGTTGTCCCCACCATCCAGATCGTGCGGGCGGGGATGACAAAGGACATCGTGGTGTTATTGGTCCAGTTTGGCTTGGTGCCCTCGGAGAGCCCAGCCATCCCAGGTGACATGGAGAAAGAGCTCAACACCGTCAAATATTACCTGTGGTCACTGGAAG TCTGCTACATCTGCTCGCTggtgctgtgctgcctgctgaCCTGTGCCATGCTCCTGAGGACGCTGGTGATGCACAG GAACAACCTGAAGGCGCTTTACCAAGGGGCTGTGCTGGACGTTTTCTACAAAGCCCATATCCTCCGCCCATCCCGACGAGCCATCGTCTGCTGGATGAGCTTTGCCAGCTTCCAGACGGCTTTCGCCTGCCTGG GTCTCCTCATCCAGCAAGTGATTTTCTTCATCTGCTCGGTGGGGTTTACCTTCCTCTTCATCATCCCGCTCCAGTCTGGCACAAATACGTACCTCTTCAAAATGATTCAGAACATGTG GCCCTTCTGGTTGACCCTGGTCATTGCCGTCATCGTGCAAAATTTGGCAGCTCACTACCAATTCCTGGAGCAGCATCCCCTCCGGAAGGAGCTCACCAACAG GCGAGCTCTCTACATAGTCACCTACCTGCTCTTCCCCATCAACGTCTTGGTGGGTGTCCTGGCTGGGGTATGGAGGATGGTCATTTCTGGCCTTTATAACTCCATCCACTTCGGCCAGCTGGACATCAGCCTGCTAAACCGCAGCGTGGAGACCTTCGACCCAG GCTACCACACATACTGCCACTATCTGAAAATCGAGGTCAGCCAGTCCCACCCCGTGATGAAAGCTTTTtgcttgctgcttctccagccagCCCGGTCGGAGGGGCCGTCGGGGCTCCGGGCCACCAACGTGGAAGAAG GCATCCAGCTGATGCAGCCCAAGAAGGCACCACCGAGCAGAGCCAGGTTCAAGCAGAGCCGAGCCCGGTGGTGGCTGGCCTACACTCTCCTCAACAACCCCTCGCTGACAGCTTGCCGGAAAACCGCCCTCTCCGACCCCACAGCCAACGGCACCCAGCTCAGCCACCCCAAGCCCTGA
- the ISLR gene encoding immunoglobulin superfamily containing leucine-rich repeat protein isoform X1, producing the protein MENKKARGTGRGRRNPTRAEGTGGPVFHPSRGTRASGLHSPEAAGGRMRPLLCCLGLAALLGPCLACPSACSCSTKKNGRLLAECAYKDLQEVPEGLSSNVTILTLSANRIGWLGQGSFAEVPEVQSLWLGYNQIGVVEPGAFALLVHLKNLDLSHNKIADFPWQDLRNLSGLQILKMNNNRLAGLPWDAFRFLKDLRSLWLNDNELTTLAEGTFDNLPSLSQLQIFNNPFNCSCKVFWLKKWTEKTSVSITKGGSTLCVAPSRLKGRAVTDIPDHHCIAPSVQLTYLSNLDNTVMYDGLTLTLHCSVAGSPPPEIRWKIQTSSRRVEINGPNVARDGNVKQSQERFLVFKNGTMAIPNFRKEDEGIYTCLAVNDVGTRDVSVNVALAGSENPAEDLLQDDPQASHLGGRSCYKGDEMDPSGAGEKLVIVYHMPRESKSRSGGVVPQVDLGTLLLALGIVLWY; encoded by the exons atggaaaacaaaaaggcccgggggacggggaggggaaggagaaacccGACAAGGGCCGAGGGAACCGGCGGTCCCGTTTTCCACCCTTCCAGAGGAACCAGGGCGAGCGGGCTCCATTCCCCTGAAGCTGCCG GAGGAAGGATGAggcccctgctctgctgcctggggctggctgcgCTCCTGGGGCCCTGCCTGGCCTGTCCCAgcgcctgctcctgctccaccaAGAAGAATGGGCGGCTGTTGGCTGAATGCGCCTACAAGGATCTGCAGGAAGTACCCGAGGGGTTGTCCTCCAATGTGACCATCCTCACCTTGTCAGCCAACAGGATCGGCTGGTTGGGGCAGGGCTCCTTCGCCGAGGTTCCTGAAGTGCAGTCGCTGTGGTTGGGCTACAACCAGATCGGGGTGGTGGAACCAGGGGCTTTCGCCTTGTTGGTGCACCTGAAGAACCTGGACCTGAGCCACAACAAGATAGCGGATTTCCCCTGGCAGGACCTCCGTAATCTCAGCGGGCTGCAGATCCTGAAGATGAACAACAACCGCCTGGCGGGGCTGCCCTGGGACGCTTTCCGCTTCTTGAAGGACTTGCGCTCCCTCTGGCTTAATGACAATGAGTTGACCACCCTGGCCGAGGGCACCTTTGATAAcctgccctccctgtcccagctgcagaTCTTCAACAACCCCTTCAACTGCTCCTGCAAAGTCTTCTGGCTGAAGAAGTGGACTGAAAAGACCTCTGTCTCCATCACAAAGGGGGGGTCTACCCTGTGTGTGGCTCCCAGTAGGCTGAAGGGCAGGGCGGTGACAGACATCCCTGACCACCACTGCATTGCCCCCTCTGTGCAGCTCACCTACCTCTCCAACTTGGACAACACCGTCATGTACGATGGCCTCACCCTGACCCTGCACTGCAGTGTGGCAGGTAGCCCTCCACCGGAGATCAGGTGGAAGATCCAGACCTCCAGCCGCCGTGTTGAGATCAATGGGCCCAACGTGGCACGGGATGGAAACGTCAAGCAGAGCCAAGAGCGCTTCTTGGTCTTCAAGAACGGCACCATGGCCATCCCCAACTTCCGCAAGGAGGATGAAGGCATCTACACCTGCCTCGCTGTCAATGACGTGGGCACGCGGGACGTCTCGGTCAACGTGGCCTTGGCTGGGTCAGAGAATCCAGCTGAAGACCTGCTCCAAGATGACCCCCAAGCCAGCCACCTCGGGGGTCGGAGCTGCTACAAGGGGGACGAAATGGATCCCTCTGGTGCTGGAGAAAAGCTGGTGATCGTTTACCATATGCCAAGGGAGTCGAAGAGCAGGTCCGGAGGAGTGGTGCCCCAGGTCGACCTGGGGACCCTCCTGCTGGCTTTGGGCATCGTGCTCTGGTATtaa
- the STRA6 gene encoding receptor for retinol uptake STRA6 isoform X1, with amino-acid sequence MAVAANGSGGTHDVPLDIGFAGTEDLVSDWYIYETVEPAVPQDDMFPSAIPDCDPTVSPRLYHVCMAPVSLAVLVGLSLLVKRRRLHRSCWNGVPGLLSPANFLEEEGNRGLVAAVFGILFSSLCVLVLDRDPLPLITHSSQSTREYWKILALLYYPAFYYPLIACATVRHRVSYLMGCLLSWCHCVVHIWQKVDCPQSPKIYRYYSTLSYVPIILCLVLLSLWYPALLIRSFTEQEETLDKEVTGKGYYKKYLKSVLSKRPQKGSSAKIEENLLSRVRTYLRSYIYAPEEGFRIPLKLVLSITTAVIAVYQVALLLLVAVVPTIQIVRAGMTKDIVVLLVQFGLVPSESPAIPGDMEKELNTVKYYLWSLEVCYICSLVLCCLLTCAMLLRTLVMHRNNLKALYQGAVLDVFYKAHILRPSRRAIVCWMSFASFQTAFACLGLLIQQVIFFICSVGFTFLFIIPLQSGTNTYLFKMIQNMWPFWLTLVIAVIVQNLAAHYQFLEQHPLRKELTNRRALYIVTYLLFPINVLVGVLAGVWRMVISGLYNSIHFGQLDISLLNRSVETFDPASPVGGAVGAPGHQRGRRHPADAAQEGTTEQSQVQAEPSPVVAGLHSPQQPLADSLPENRPLRPHSQRHPAQPPQALTSREASPPLSASLLLHTPVPSHPCLPLTLLLLWQEFWAPLAPLQPLVPLQW; translated from the exons atggcCGTGGCAGCCAACGGCTCTGGTGGGACGCACGATGTTCCGCTGGACATCGGCTTTGCTGGCACCGAAGACCTTGTTTCTGACTGGTACATCTATGAAACCGTGGAGCCAGCCGTGCCACAGGATGA CATGTTTCCCAGCGCAATCCCAGACTGCGACCCCACCGTTTCTCCCAGACTGTATCACGTCTGCATGGCACCCGTCTCT CTGGCTGTGCTCGTGGGCTTGTCCTTGCTGGTGAAACGCAGGCGTCTCCATCGGAGCTGCTGGAACGGGGTCCCAGGACTGCTCAG CCCGGCCAACTttctggaggaggaaggcaacCGAGGGCTGGTGGCTGCGGTGTTTGGCATCCTGTTCTCCTCCCTGTGCGTGCTGGTCTTGGACAGGGACCCTCTGCCGCTCATCACCCACTCTTCCCAGAGCACCCGGG AGTACTGGAAGATCCTGGCTTTGCTCTACTACCCTGCCTTCTACTACCCCCTGATTGCCTGTGCCACCGTCCGGCACAGGGTCAGCTACCTCATGGGCTGCCTGCTCTCCTGGTGTCACTGCGTGGTCCACATCTGGCAGAAGGTGGATTGTCCCCAGTCACCCAAG ATATACAGGTACTACTCCACTCTCTCTTACGTCCCCATCATCCTCTGCCTTGTGCTCTTAAGTCTTTGGTATCCAGCCCTGCTCATCAGGAGCTTCACTGAGCAGGAGGAGACCTTGGATAAGGAG gTTACAGGGAAGGGTTATTACAAGAAGTACCTAAAGTCTGTCCTGTCCAAACGCCCTCAGAAGGGGAG ctccGCCAAGATAGAAGAAAACCTCCTGTCGAGGGTCCGGACGTATTTACGCTCCTACATCTACGCTCCCGAGGAAG GTTTCCGGATCCCCCTGAAGCTCGTCCTGTCCATAACCACGGCCGTGATTGCTGTCTACCAG GTGGCCCTGCTGCTCCTGGTGGCCGTTGTCCCCACCATCCAGATCGTGCGGGCGGGGATGACAAAGGACATCGTGGTGTTATTGGTCCAGTTTGGCTTGGTGCCCTCGGAGAGCCCAGCCATCCCAGGTGACATGGAGAAAGAGCTCAACACCGTCAAATATTACCTGTGGTCACTGGAAG TCTGCTACATCTGCTCGCTggtgctgtgctgcctgctgaCCTGTGCCATGCTCCTGAGGACGCTGGTGATGCACAG GAACAACCTGAAGGCGCTTTACCAAGGGGCTGTGCTGGACGTTTTCTACAAAGCCCATATCCTCCGCCCATCCCGACGAGCCATCGTCTGCTGGATGAGCTTTGCCAGCTTCCAGACGGCTTTCGCCTGCCTGG GTCTCCTCATCCAGCAAGTGATTTTCTTCATCTGCTCGGTGGGGTTTACCTTCCTCTTCATCATCCCGCTCCAGTCTGGCACAAATACGTACCTCTTCAAAATGATTCAGAACATGTG GCCCTTCTGGTTGACCCTGGTCATTGCCGTCATCGTGCAAAATTTGGCAGCTCACTACCAATTCCTGGAGCAGCATCCCCTCCGGAAGGAGCTCACCAACAG GCGAGCTCTCTACATAGTCACCTACCTGCTCTTCCCCATCAACGTCTTGGTGGGTGTCCTGGCTGGGGTATGGAGGATGGTCATTTCTGGCCTTTATAACTCCATCCACTTCGGCCAGCTGGACATCAGCCTGCTAAACCGCAGCGTGGAGACCTTCGACCCAG ccagCCCGGTCGGAGGGGCCGTCGGGGCTCCGGGCCACCAACGTGGAAGAAG GCATCCAGCTGATGCAGCCCAAGAAGGCACCACCGAGCAGAGCCAGGTTCAAGCAGAGCCGAGCCCGGTGGTGGCTGGCCTACACTCTCCTCAACAACCCCTCGCTGACAGCTTGCCGGAAAACCGCCCTCTCCGACCCCACAGCCAACGGCACCCAGCTCAGCCACCCCAAGCCCTGACCTCCAGAGAAGCCTCcccacctctctctgcctccctcctcctgcacactcctgtcccatcccatccctgtctccCGTTGActctcctcctgctctggcaggagttTTGGGCACCTCttgcccctctccagcctctgGTCCCTCTCCAGTGGTGA
- the ISLR gene encoding immunoglobulin superfamily containing leucine-rich repeat protein isoform X2: MRPLLCCLGLAALLGPCLACPSACSCSTKKNGRLLAECAYKDLQEVPEGLSSNVTILTLSANRIGWLGQGSFAEVPEVQSLWLGYNQIGVVEPGAFALLVHLKNLDLSHNKIADFPWQDLRNLSGLQILKMNNNRLAGLPWDAFRFLKDLRSLWLNDNELTTLAEGTFDNLPSLSQLQIFNNPFNCSCKVFWLKKWTEKTSVSITKGGSTLCVAPSRLKGRAVTDIPDHHCIAPSVQLTYLSNLDNTVMYDGLTLTLHCSVAGSPPPEIRWKIQTSSRRVEINGPNVARDGNVKQSQERFLVFKNGTMAIPNFRKEDEGIYTCLAVNDVGTRDVSVNVALAGSENPAEDLLQDDPQASHLGGRSCYKGDEMDPSGAGEKLVIVYHMPRESKSRSGGVVPQVDLGTLLLALGIVLWY, translated from the coding sequence ATGAggcccctgctctgctgcctggggctggctgcgCTCCTGGGGCCCTGCCTGGCCTGTCCCAgcgcctgctcctgctccaccaAGAAGAATGGGCGGCTGTTGGCTGAATGCGCCTACAAGGATCTGCAGGAAGTACCCGAGGGGTTGTCCTCCAATGTGACCATCCTCACCTTGTCAGCCAACAGGATCGGCTGGTTGGGGCAGGGCTCCTTCGCCGAGGTTCCTGAAGTGCAGTCGCTGTGGTTGGGCTACAACCAGATCGGGGTGGTGGAACCAGGGGCTTTCGCCTTGTTGGTGCACCTGAAGAACCTGGACCTGAGCCACAACAAGATAGCGGATTTCCCCTGGCAGGACCTCCGTAATCTCAGCGGGCTGCAGATCCTGAAGATGAACAACAACCGCCTGGCGGGGCTGCCCTGGGACGCTTTCCGCTTCTTGAAGGACTTGCGCTCCCTCTGGCTTAATGACAATGAGTTGACCACCCTGGCCGAGGGCACCTTTGATAAcctgccctccctgtcccagctgcagaTCTTCAACAACCCCTTCAACTGCTCCTGCAAAGTCTTCTGGCTGAAGAAGTGGACTGAAAAGACCTCTGTCTCCATCACAAAGGGGGGGTCTACCCTGTGTGTGGCTCCCAGTAGGCTGAAGGGCAGGGCGGTGACAGACATCCCTGACCACCACTGCATTGCCCCCTCTGTGCAGCTCACCTACCTCTCCAACTTGGACAACACCGTCATGTACGATGGCCTCACCCTGACCCTGCACTGCAGTGTGGCAGGTAGCCCTCCACCGGAGATCAGGTGGAAGATCCAGACCTCCAGCCGCCGTGTTGAGATCAATGGGCCCAACGTGGCACGGGATGGAAACGTCAAGCAGAGCCAAGAGCGCTTCTTGGTCTTCAAGAACGGCACCATGGCCATCCCCAACTTCCGCAAGGAGGATGAAGGCATCTACACCTGCCTCGCTGTCAATGACGTGGGCACGCGGGACGTCTCGGTCAACGTGGCCTTGGCTGGGTCAGAGAATCCAGCTGAAGACCTGCTCCAAGATGACCCCCAAGCCAGCCACCTCGGGGGTCGGAGCTGCTACAAGGGGGACGAAATGGATCCCTCTGGTGCTGGAGAAAAGCTGGTGATCGTTTACCATATGCCAAGGGAGTCGAAGAGCAGGTCCGGAGGAGTGGTGCCCCAGGTCGACCTGGGGACCCTCCTGCTGGCTTTGGGCATCGTGCTCTGGTATtaa
- the LOC134521089 gene encoding immunoglobulin superfamily containing leucine-rich repeat protein 2-like: MAPLLSLWLVALLGLAQACPEPCACVDKYAHQFADCAYKDLQVVPTGLPSNVTTLSLSANKITSLQRRSFVEVTQVTSLWLAHNEIRSIEPGTFAILVQLKNLDISHNQIVDFPWQDLYNLSALQLLKMNNNHMALVPQGAFHTLKDLRSLRINNNKFTSLAEGIFDSLSSLSHLQIYNNPFECSCKLQWLKKWMDSTLISIPEKDSITCALPEQLRGVPVGKIPDVQCTSPTVQLTYYPNLDTTELFDGFTLTLHCAVTGTPPPEVSWKIRTSSQTLELNGNPKESAGKDLPKQDPQRFLVFKNGTLLIPHLSKREEGTYTCLATNEMGSNQTSVNVAVAGTQKYPLQPGRDPLGGKAQPGEKKPGAKGAKNSVLMPDERNKPFGPTRQSQPSLASGTESMGDGQVPFQLPPFEKKCGSTQTSKYISNHAFNQSGDFKQHTFDLGVIALDVSERDARVQLTPTYMQPEKVHLRMLYLCQESTQGHALVQWSKIEEGVNSYWFQGLNPGTNYSVCLTYLGEDCQVQVVFTTKKEIPSLIIIVVVSIFLLVLATLPLMGATWCHLLSKYQGKTYKLIMKAQNPDQMEKHMAADFDPRASYLESEKNYNPSEVGEVEVEEEDDEEEEDDEGGRRRRRREAEGGPEMEREESMAASSMAESQSKANGEEFEVHSEYSDKLPLGAEAVTISQEINGNYRQRPR; the protein is encoded by the coding sequence ATGGCCCCGCTGCTGTCCCTGTGGCTGGTGGCCCTGCTCGGCCTGGCCCAGGCGTGCCCCGAGCCCTGCGCCTGTGTGGACAAGTACGCCCACCAATTCGCCGACTGCGCCTACAAGGACCTTCAAGTGGTGCCCACCGGGCTACCCTCCAACGTGACCACCCTCAGCCTCTCAGCCAACAAGATCACCTCGCTGCAGCGGCGTTCCTTCGTGGAGGTGACCCAGGTCACCTCCCTCTGGTTGGCACACAACGAGATCCGCTCCATTGAGCCCGGCACCTTCGCCATCCTGGTGCAGCTGAAAAACCTCGACATCAGCCACAACCAGATCGTGGACTTCCCCTGGCAGGACCTGTACAACCTCAGCGCTCTCCAGCTGCTCAAGATGAACAATAACCACATGGCTCTGGTGCCTCAGGGGGCATTCCACACCCTGAAGGACCTCCGGTCCCTACGCATCAACAACAACAAGTTCACCAGCCTTGCAGAGGGGATCTTCGACTCGCTTAGTTCCCTCTCCCACCTGCAGATCTACAACAACCCCTTCGAgtgctcctgcaagctccagtgGTTGAAGAAGTGGATGGACAGCACACTTATCTCCATCCCTGAGAAGGACTCCATCACTTGTGCCCTCCCGGAGCAGCTCCGAGGAGTGCCGGTGGGGAAGATCCCGGACGTGCAGTGCACCTCGCCTACTGTGCAGCTCACCTATTACCCCAACCTGGACACCACAGAGCTCTTTGATGGCTTCACCCTGACGCTGCACTGTGCTGTGACAGGCACCCCACCACCTGAAGTGAGCTGGAAGATCCGCACCTCCAGCCAAACCCTGGAGCTCAATGGGAACCCAAAGGAGAGCGCTGGGAAGGACCTCCCCAAACAGGACCCCCAGCGCTTCTTGGTCTTCAAGAATGGCACGTTGCTGATTCCGCACCTGAGCAAGCGGGAAGAGGGCACCTACACCTGCCTGGCCACCAATGAAATGGGGAGCAACCAGACCTCAGTCAACGTGGCTGTGGCAGGCACCCAGAAATACCCACTGCAGCCCGGGAGGGACCCGCTGGGGGGTAAAGCGCAGCCAGGTGAGAAGAAGCCTGGGGCCAAGGGAGCAAAGAACAGTGTGCTCATGCCAGATGAGAGGAACAAACCCTTCGGTCCCACCCGGCAGAGCCAACCATCCTTGGCATCTGGGACAGAGTCCATGGGAGATGGGCAAGTCCCTTTCCAGCTTCCACCCTTTGAGAAGAAGTGTGGCTCCACACAAACCAGCAAGTACATTTCCAACCACGCCTTCAACCAAAGTGGTGACTTCAAGCAGCACACGTTTGACCTGGGGGTGATTGCTTTAGATGTGTCAGAGCGTGATGCCCGGGTACAGCTCACACCCACTTACATGCAGCCTGAGAAGGTCCATCTCAGGATGCTCTACCTGTGCCAGGAGAGCACCCAGGGCCATGCCTTGGTCCAGTGGTCCAAGATCGAGGAAGGGGTGAACTCATACTGGTTCCAGGGCTTGAATCCAGGCACCAACTACTCTGTGTGTCTCACCTACCTGGGGGAGGACTGCCAGGTCCAAGTGGTCTTCACCACCAAAAAAGAGATCCCCTCACTCATCATCATCGTGGTCGTGAGCATCTTCTTGCTGGTGCTGGCCACCTTACCCCTGATGGGGGCCACATGGTGCCACCTCCTCTCCAAGTACCAAGGGAAGACCTACAAGCTCATCATGAAGGCCCAGAACCCAGACCAGATGGAGAAGCACATGGCCGCTGACTTTGACCCCCGCGCGTCCTACCTGGAGTCTGAGAAGAACTACAATCCTAGTGAGGTGGGGGAAGTGGAAGTGGAGGAAGAAgatgacgaggaggaggaggatgatgaaggaggcaggcggaggaggaggagagaagccgAAGGGGGTCCAGAGATGGAGCGAGAAGAGAGCATGGCAGCCAGCTCCATGGCGGAGTCACAGTCCAAAGCCAATGGTGAGGAGTTTGAGGTCCACTCCGAGTACAGTGACAAGCTGCCGCTGGGCGCCGAGGCCGTCACCATCTCCCAGGAGATCAACGGCAACTACCGGCAGCGTCCCCGCTga